In the genome of Daucus carota subsp. sativus chromosome 9, DH1 v3.0, whole genome shotgun sequence, the window aaggtAAGTCACATCAAACGTGTCAGAAAATTTCGGTACAATTATaagttagtagttcaattgatgcttttttaataaaataaggtatgtGTCTTTTTATATACAACAAGTgtttcaatttctatttatacaaagtGTATGCGACATATGctaaaaaagaatgtgttgatgatctgcccatcatgtatcacttaaatattaaacaacgtatgttcaaaaaagaagaaataaatataaaacaacacGGACCACACATGacatcttcatctaatcatgatttaggatatcctaattcacatatcaagaacaagttttcatcaaaattatGGTTATATcagatgaaataatttaataattttcaacaataaattacaaatactTTCAACgaggtatattatatttaaaatttaaaagcttcagtattaatttcaaatataattttgaacatgtaaaTAATATGGTAGTGACCTCTATAGCCTAacaaatttgaatatagaaaaaccAGGCCAAATGtaatttttgatccataaattttttaaaaatatagtatttattattactattaatagTATTAGGTTGCGAATAttacatttcatatttatatattttgtgaaagaataaaacataataatttgctcgaaataatatgacgacacatgaatattattttaaaaaacaacataaactaaaactagaggcccgtgcctcgcacgggcttttatgctagtttgcAACTGAAAGTGCaattctaatttaatttttaaaaaaattaatttataaattgattttagttGATTCCAAATAATTCGGATGATGCGAGGACTTCCGCTTCAGGTACAATCACAACCAATTAAGGACTACAATCAATTAACCCTATAATCGGAATATACAATCTACTCGTCTCGTGAACCATGGATGACTTCCTCATTTTCATGTCTGCACAACCATCTTTTATTAACAACATATGGCATTTGGATGTTTAAAATGATCCCTTTAATCAGTCTTATATACATCAATCAAAGCTTTAGGTCCTTTTGTAACTATGTGCATCATGATAATCATATTCCTGATAGCTATCGAGAGACTTGTAACCTTTGTACCTATTTATTGAAgcaaattcaatatataaagatatatggGTGTTTTGTGTGTATAGGCGGGAGTGCGGAGAGTGGTGAGATGAAAAAGGTGGTTGTAGAGTTAGTTGATTGGAAATTAGAAGTTTGGGGCAAAATTAAAAgtttgaggtgttttagaggtttgaccacttaaataagctaatattagtgcttggtagttagcggattgaaatagaggtttggatcaaaaaaactaattttgaaaaagctactttgagaaGTTTTTTGGATTAGCGGTTTTGGTTTCtgtcagaaaaaactaatcaatcagctatttaccaaacacttgtacgagaaacagctaattcaatccgctagtcaaaacagctaatttgatccgctaacagctaaccgttAATTCCCAAATAGGGTCATTATGTAACCAAATATGATTtcaagtattaaaattttaaaattaaatttgtgGTTGATTTTAGTTAATCAGTAGCAAATGTGGTTGCAACAATTGCAaaacgtatttttgaaaatatattttgtaacttcgatattttaaaaagtctaaaatatatttattttatatgtaataaaaaGTTCGGTTATTTCAGtttaaaccaaaatattatatcaaaaatcaaacCGAACATATATTATTTCGATTCAAAACCTGAAAAACGGAATTAATCGaagttttggaaaaaataaaaccaaatcaaaaaaattttacGCGTCAGGTTGATTTTACTCGGCAGTattagagctgtaattcgagtcgggcggctcgcgagctcgccggGCTAGAACTCGTTTAAGtaggctcgactcggctcgtttagttaaacgagccgagctcggcAAAAGTTctggctcgtttaattaaacgagccggctcgactcgaatcgtgaaattaaacgagccgagttcgggtagaagttttggctcgattaagtgtaaaattaaacgagccgctcGCCCGACTCGCTAAAATCGGCTCGTtaagctaaacgagccggctcgactcgactcatgaaattaaacgagtcgagttcgggctgGGATTTAGACtcgattagttaaacgagccggcaCGGCTCGATTAACTTCGACTCGAATTACGTCCTGCCCTAATTACACCCCTACCCAATGTAGCTTTCCTCTCTCTTTGAACTCTCCAGGCTTCCCAAGTTGAATAGCAAAAACAGAAACATCGCCGAGTAGTGGGTGAAGCCGAAAGACAAACAAGGTTTGTTTCGTGATTGTTAATTTCGTAGTGCTTCTGCCTTTGATTTTGTAATTGTAATTCTCACTCTCCTTTTCCAATTAGAATTTGAATCACAAAGTTCCCCTAATTTCTTTCTATAAAACCCTAACTACTACAATCACACACACTTTTCCACAACAATGGAAATAGATCATTATGCTGTTCTTGGTCTACCAAGTGGTGTTCAAGGGGCAAAACTCTCCCACAAAGATATCGTAAAAGCTTACAAATTAAAGGCCTTAAAATTGCATCCAGACAAAAGGCGAGATGACCCGAATGCTCATAAAAAATTTCAGAAGCTTCAGAGCTCGTATGATGTTTTAAAGGACCAAAATACTAGACAGGTTTACGATGATCGTCTTCGAGTTGAATGTGAGAGGGGTTTACGGGATTTGATGCGTAAGAAGATGATGGCTGATCTCAGGAAGAAAGACTTGGCGGAGAAGCAAGCTCGGGAGGAGGAGGAAAGGAGGCGGTGGAAGATGATGGAGGAGGTCAGGAGGAGGCAAGAGTTATTGGAGAAGAAAGCTCGCCGTGAGGAGAAAAGGAAGCGGAGGAAGATGATGGAGGAGATGAGGATGAGAAGAGAGTTGGAGGAAGAAAGAAGGCGACTTGAGATGCAGGAATATCTTGAGAGGAAAAAGCTAGCCGAGAAGCAAGCTCGGGATGAGATTGCTAGATTTGTTAAAGACGGGCAAATCGGGCTGGACAGGGAAAAAGTGGTTAAAGTATCGTGGGATAGGATTGGTGAGCAGTATAGTGTTCCAGGATTACGGGAATTGTTTCAACAGTTTAGCGAGGTTCGGTATGTGCTTATTAGAAGTTGTGATATAAACCAACGGTCGGCTTTTATAGTTATGGCTTCTAAAGATGCAGTTTTTGCTGCTACTAGGAGTGTTGTTGGGTATATTGATAATCCATTGCTAGTGTTGCCGGTTTTGAGAGGAAGCAAACATCTAGTTT includes:
- the LOC108200877 gene encoding vicilin-like seed storage protein At2g18540; protein product: MEIDHYAVLGLPSGVQGAKLSHKDIVKAYKLKALKLHPDKRRDDPNAHKKFQKLQSSYDVLKDQNTRQVYDDRLRVECERGLRDLMRKKMMADLRKKDLAEKQAREEEERRRWKMMEEVRRRQELLEKKARREEKRKRRKMMEEMRMRRELEEERRRLEMQEYLERKKLAEKQARDEIARFVKDGQIGLDREKVVKVSWDRIGEQYSVPGLRELFQQFSEVRYVLIRSCDINQRSAFIVMASKDAVFAATRSVVGYIDNPLLVLPVLRGSKHLV